The proteins below come from a single Pedobacter aquae genomic window:
- a CDS encoding acyl-CoA mutase large subunit family protein, protein MADKLNKTTSGIEIKEVYHQPKQDIEKPGEFPFTRGIQKDMYRGRLWTMRQYAGFSTAEESNKRYHYLLQQGTTGLSVAFDLPTQIGYDSDHDMAEGEVGKVGVAIDSLEDMEILFDGIKLADITTSMTINATAATLLAMYIALAKKQGADLSQISGTIQNDILKEYAARGTYIYPPKPSMRLITDVFEYCSKELPKWNTISISGYHIREAGSTAVQELAFTLANGKAYLQAAIDKGLDINLFAQRLSFFFNCHNNFFEEIAKFRAARRMWANITKSLGATNNKAQQLRFHTQTGGSTLTAQQPQNNIVRVTNQALAAVLGGTQSLHTNGFDEALSLPTEEAAKIALRTQQIIAFETGVTQTVDPLAGSYFIESLTDELEKLAQAYIDRIDSMGGAVQAIENGFVQGEIAAAAYDYQKAIENGEQIIVGVNKYQEQESIKQDVFRVDDSIRKTQIDKIKLLKERRNQEAVTQKLADLQLAAKNNLNVMPFLLAAVEEYATLGEIADTFREVFGEY, encoded by the coding sequence ATGGCAGATAAACTCAATAAAACAACTTCAGGTATTGAAATTAAAGAAGTTTATCATCAGCCTAAGCAGGATATTGAAAAACCTGGCGAATTCCCATTTACTAGAGGTATACAAAAAGATATGTATCGCGGTAGATTATGGACAATGCGCCAATACGCAGGTTTTTCTACCGCCGAAGAATCAAACAAAAGATATCATTATTTACTGCAACAAGGCACTACAGGTTTATCTGTTGCTTTTGATTTACCAACGCAAATAGGTTATGATTCTGATCATGACATGGCAGAAGGCGAAGTAGGTAAAGTAGGTGTTGCTATAGACTCTTTAGAGGATATGGAAATACTTTTTGATGGTATTAAGCTAGCGGATATCACTACTTCAATGACTATCAATGCTACAGCCGCCACATTATTAGCCATGTACATTGCATTAGCAAAAAAACAAGGAGCAGATTTATCTCAAATTTCTGGAACTATTCAAAATGATATTTTAAAAGAATACGCTGCCCGAGGTACTTATATTTATCCACCAAAGCCTTCTATGCGCCTCATAACAGACGTTTTTGAGTATTGCAGCAAAGAACTTCCAAAATGGAATACCATTTCAATATCAGGTTATCATATCAGAGAGGCGGGTTCAACAGCGGTACAAGAATTAGCCTTTACTTTGGCAAACGGAAAAGCATACTTGCAGGCCGCCATAGATAAAGGCTTAGATATTAATCTTTTTGCACAGCGTTTATCATTCTTCTTCAATTGCCACAATAATTTTTTCGAAGAGATTGCCAAATTTAGAGCAGCAAGAAGAATGTGGGCAAACATCACTAAATCTTTAGGGGCAACAAATAATAAGGCACAACAATTACGTTTTCATACGCAAACAGGAGGCTCTACTTTAACAGCACAACAACCTCAAAATAATATTGTAAGGGTAACAAACCAAGCTTTAGCTGCCGTTCTTGGAGGAACACAGTCTTTACACACCAATGGTTTTGATGAAGCTTTATCTCTCCCAACAGAAGAGGCCGCTAAAATAGCCTTAAGAACACAACAAATTATTGCATTTGAAACAGGTGTTACCCAAACGGTAGACCCTTTGGCAGGTTCTTATTTTATAGAATCTCTTACAGATGAGTTAGAAAAATTAGCTCAAGCATACATAGATAGGATAGATAGCATGGGTGGGGCTGTACAAGCTATAGAAAATGGTTTTGTACAAGGTGAAATTGCAGCAGCAGCTTATGATTATCAAAAAGCTATAGAAAATGGCGAGCAAATTATTGTTGGGGTAAATAAATATCAAGAACAAGAAAGTATTAAGCAAGATGTTTTTCGGGTTGATGACAGCATCAGAAAAACACAAATCGATAAGATTAAGCTATTAAAAGAAAGAAGAAACCAAGAAGCCGTTACCCAAAAACTAGCCGATTTACAGCTTGCTGCAAAAAATAACCTTAACGTAATGCCTTTTTTACTTGCCGCAGTTGAAGAATATGCAACTTTAGGCGAAATTGCCGATACTTTTAGAGAAGTATTTGGAGAATACTAA